The genomic DNA AATCACATCCGTAATGTCAATCAATCCGACTGGCTGTCGGTCAGCGCTGACTACGGGAATCTCGCTAATTTTTCGTGTCGAGAGGATCTCGATAACATCTGAGAAAATGGAATCGGTATTGAGTGTGAGCGGTTCTTTGGTCATGACCTTTGAAACAGGCTCATCAAGAACGGAGTCTTGTCGAGTTTCGAGAAGCCGCGCAAGATCACTATCGGTGAACAATCCTGAAAGCGCCCCCTGCTCGTCTACAAGAAGGACGGCACCTGTTCGACGTCCCGGTTTGGCCGATTGTGTAATCACATCGCGCACGGTTTCAGAGTCGGCAGCAATTCGAAGTTGATCTTTCGGACGCATCAGTTCAGTCACCGGCTTGAGCTTCTGCCCGAGACTTCCACCTGGGTGAAACTGAGCGAAATGGTGCGGCATAAAACCTTTCGCTTCACTCACAACGAGCGCTAATGCATCACCGAGCGCCAACATCGCGGTTGTACTGGTCGAGGGGGCGAGTCCCCAACGGCACGCTTCGCGCACGCGCCCAATTTCGAGAACGATATCGGATCGAAAGGCTAAGCTGTTGTGGTGGGTCGCTGTGATACAAATGACAGGGATCTCGAACCGCTTGGCGGTGGGAATGACGTTTAGAATTTCTTCCGTTTCACCACTATTCGAGAGAACAATCAATACGTCGTCCTCATGCAAACAGCCCAAGTCTCCATGGACCGCTTCGGCGGGGTGTAGAAAGTGTGCTCGTGTCCCTGTGGACGAAAGTGTTGCGGTGATCTTCTTCCCAATCAGCCCAGCCTTCCCCATCCCGCAAACAATGACACTTCCGGTACATTCTTTGACGAGATTCACAGCGGAAAGGAATGATGCGTCCATATTCCTTGCCAGATTCAGCAGGGCTTCCGCCTCTTGTCGAACGATTTCTCTTCCGGATCGGAGTTGTTCAACTTGTGAATATGGGATCAAATGTTCAGCGGAAGAACTCACGATACGCATCCTGCACTAGAATAAATCCGAGATTGGGCAATCATTGCCACAATTTTTCATCATAAGTCCGATACCGAAACTGGGTCAACGTGTCTTCAGACCGGTACCAGTTGGCAACTCACTAAAAAAAGTGAAATCCTTCAGCTGAAATGCAGTGTTTTTGTACTCACAGACGGTATCGGGAAACAATGAACTCAAAACAAATGCTTCCCAACAACAGAGCAGTTTGAGCAGTCACTGCTGAAACGCGTTTTTCACGGGCACAAGAAACACGCAAGAGCATTAGCGACCGAATTCGATTTCAAGAGCTTGATTCTTTTCCGAAGTGACTCGGATGCTGAGAGCCTGATGCTGAACTTGCCCGATCACGCGAGTTGGATGTTCAAAATACAGATCGAGAATTTTCTGAACGTTTGGAGAAGCAACCTGAGATTCGTCAAGCGATTGATAGCGTGAAGCGAAAAGTATGAGATACTCACCCTGAGCCAAATTCGAAAATGTGAATTCCCCTTGATCATCCGCAAGTTGAAACCCTCCGCCTAAGACTTTCACAGCGGCAGCGAGAACTTCTTGATCAATCTGCTTGGCCCCCACTCGAAAACCGTTTCCCGGGAGTTTTGTATGTGATGGATTTTTCGCAGGGAGAATCAGTACGCGCCCTCCTTTATCAGGACGAACTTCTCCGGTGGCGGATTGATAGCTGAGTGTTCCAGCCACCTCTGATGTCGCAGCTTGCACATCATCATCCCCCTGAGGCAAAGCTGGCTTTGCCTTCGGAGCAACGACTTCCTTTTTCGCTTTTTCGGCATGATTCACCGCAGATTCTGACGAACCTGATGAACCTGACGTGCCAGATACGGTGAGGCGTCCGATCAAAATGCCGAGCAGCAAGCCTGCAGCAGTCCCAAGAATGGCGAACTTGATTGAAATCCCCGAGCGGACATCCACTTCCTCTGGTTCTAGAATGGGGATCGCCATGTCGAGTTGGGCGAGCTCTTCTTGAAGTTGAACAGGTGTTGCAGCCTCCGACTCCGAGGCGACGTCGACCGGCTCCGACCGAGGAATCGGTTCAGCGACGATGACCGGTATGTTCTCAGCTTGGTCAGATTCCACCGCTTCGAGAAGCTCTTCAGGATGTGAGTCCTGAGCAGTGGGGACATCGACTGGCTCACCATCTGGCCCCAGCGAAGCCAGCGCGCCAAGGGCTCGCTGAAGATCCTGATCTTCGAAATTCAAGCGAGGCGGAGGAAGCGGAGAGACTTCCCCATCAAGATTAGGAACTCGTAGAGTCCTCCCGCAAGTCGGGCAATCTGTAACACTTCCGGCCTTAGAGCGAGAAATTCCTAAAAATTGCTGGCAATTTGGACATCGAAATTTAATGGGCATGGAGAGTCACCTGAATTTGCGGGACTTCGGTCCAAATATCTTTCCCGAAAAAAAACGCTAGTCAACATTCCATCAATGATCAAGCGCGTCTGGGACGATCATAACGATACAGCCGATTGTTCTCCTTAGACAGTCTGCAGAATCTGCCGATTCATTGACTTTGTTGGTGTAATGTACCATGCGTGATCAAAACATAATTCAAGATTCCACTGGGATTGGTTATCGAATCCTGACCGCGCCCTGGATCTGGGCCGTTGGGGCGACTTGGCTTTTCTACCAACAGATTCCCAATCTGCCTGTGGCGAAAGAACTCGCGCTACGATACTTCTGCGGGCATCCGTTAGAGCGCGTCCTCGCCGGGTTGTTCTTTGTCGGACTTTCGATCATCGCAGTCAAAGCTGTTCTGATGATTTTTGAGTTGCGAGCGTTATACAGCGTGCCGAACTTCGGCATCAAAGAGGTCAGCGACGATCTCGATCAAAACGTTGGTCGATTTCAAAACCGCTTAACTTCGGCCTCTGCACAACTTCAGAACACATACTGGGGACGTCGGCTCGATCATATCCTCGCGTTCTTTAAGGGGAAGCGATCCGGTCAAGGGATGGGAGATCACCTCACCTATCTCTCCGAAGCGGCCGCCGACCGGTTGCATGCCAGTCATCAACTCTTACAAACTGTCATCTGGTCGATTCCAATTCTTGGGTTCCTCGGAACCGTTATGGGAATCACGCTGGCGATCGCAAATGTTACTCCTGATCAATTGGAAACGTCGCTGGATGAAGTGACAAATGGATTGGCCGTCGCGTTCGACACCACCGCTTTAGCACTTTCTCTCTCGCTCGTCTTAGGTTTCGCTTCTCTATTCATTAAACGAGCGGAAGAAGATCTGCTCAGCCAGATCGATGAGCGAAGCCGCCTCGAAGTCAATCGATGTTTCCCGCTTTCGCCAGAGAACAGCCACCCGTTGCTGGAAGCCGAGACTAAGGCGTCTGAATCGCTACTTGAACAAACAGCAGCGATGATCGGCAAGCAAACCTCTGCCTGGTCATCCGCTCTGGAGGAATTGCGGACTCAGTGGTCAGAGACTCTCCTCGTCCAGCAAGAAAAATTGACACAAGCCCTCACAGATGGCACGGGGCAAACGCTTTCGACACATGCTCAACAACTCTCGGAATACCGTCAGCAGTTTCTGGACTCACAAGAATCGATGAGCTTGCAGTTCTTCAAAGAAATTCAGGCACTTGCTGCCAGTCGTGAAGCTGCGGAACGGGAAATGTTTGCAAGCATTCAAGAGCTCTCCAAGACATTGAGCTTAAACGTCGAAGCCACTTCGCAAGAACAACATGAGAAGCTGGACGTATTGCTGACAGGCTTCGCGAACAGGATTGAAAACTGGCAAGAGAACTTCTCACAACTGACATCTGCACTTGCCAGCCAAAGTGAAAACATGGTGAAACAAGGGGGCCAACTCGAGAAAATTATTGGTCAGGAAGAATCCTTGCTCCGCTTGCAAAGCCAGCTCGACAATAATCTCGACACGCTCCACACCGCCGAAACATTTGAACAAACACTCCACAACCTGACTGCAGCTGTGAACCTGCTCACAGCGCGATCGCGTACCCGTGATGCAGCTTAACCGAGATCCAGCAGTGTTGTGAGACTCCCATTTTCACGACACCTTCCACCTCTATTTTCAGTTCTCTATTCATTGCCTCAAATTACTGAGTTTCCGTGCGTCGACGTTCCAGCACACCTTCTGTCACTCTTTTCCCATTTCTGGCCGTATTGGTCTGCACAATGGGTGCGCTGATCTTTTTGTTGCTGGTCATCACTCAAAAAATTCAAAAACAATCTCAGCTTCCAGTTGTTTCTATAGAAGTACCGAATCAGGAACCAGACAAAGAAGTCGCTCCCCCTGATTTCCCGGTAGTAAAGTCTGTTGAAGAACTGGAAGATCTCCTTGGAATTGTAACGCCAATTGTTGCTGATGAGCCGGAAGAACTCGATGAGAATGAGCCGATCCTTCCGTTGCTGGCCGGGAATAGTCTCGAAGAAAATGAAGTTCTTCAAGCAGATTGGGAAGCCAAACAAGCTCGTTTGCGTGCGGAATACAATGCTCAGTTACAAATCGCGATGCGCAAACAGAAACAGATCGACCAAGAGTGGAAATCGAAAGTTGCCACCCTGTCTTCAAGCGTAGAGCAGTTGGAAGGACGACGGAAAGCGATGGAGCGAGACCGCTCGCGCTTGCACGGCGAGTTGAAACAGATCCAATCTGATCAAGAAAGTCTGCTCCAATCGCTCAAACAGAAACAACTTGAATTCGGGAAACTCAACAGCCTGACAGCCGAAGAGAAAGAGCAAAGTCAACGCTTGCAAAATCGGGCTGCGGAACTGACTCGGCAGATTGCCCGACTCGAAGAGGAGATTGCCAGCCTTCCCCCCGAAACCGAAATCGTCGCGTATGATTCGCTAACGGGAACAGCGCGAAAGCCAATTCTGATCGAGTGTCGCAAAAAAGAAATCGTATTTGTCGCTGAGGGAGTTGTCCTGACAGCAGCGGACCTCAGTGGATTTCCGCCCGAATACAATCCCGTTCTGGCTGGAGCCGAAGCACTTGTTGAGTATTGGTCACGGGAACGAAACAACAACGAAAAGCCTTACATTTTACTTGTGGTCCGTCCAGAAGGGACGACTGGATTCTATATCGCACGTGGCTTGCTCTCAAAGCTGGATCATCGTTTCGGCTATGAGCTCGTCGATACGAACACTGATATCAGATGGTCAGAGTCAGAACCGGGAGCGATTCGCGCCTGTGAAGAAGCTGTCGCAGCGGTCTTAGAGAATCGAAATCGGGTCGCTGCAAAAACTGGACGACTCGCAGCAACACGGGGACCACTCAACTATTCTAACCGAGCAGGTGAGTTTCATATCCCGGAACTCGACGCCTCGAACCGCTCCAAAAAAGGAAGCTTCTTAGGCGACGAGAAATGGCTGCCTCCAAGCCGAAAAGACTCAGCAGAGATTCCACGAATCTCACCAACGCACCCGCAATCAGGACTGCAATCAGAAAATCAGGCACGGCTGCAGGGACGAACTCAGTCGCGAACACAGGCTCAAACTCAATCACAAACACAAGATCAAACTCGATTACAGCCTCCATCGCAATCACAACTAGACGCTCTGCAACCTTCTTCCCGCCAACCTGAAATGGCAGGAGCCCCAAAGAATTCCAACCGGGAAACTTCTTCTCGGGAACCGTGGACCGAGTCCAGACGTTCCAACGCTGGCCCAAACGCTCAGCGAGTCTTTGAAATCAATCCAAGTCCAAGATCGGCACTGCAACAGCAGCCTGGACAATTCTCCGCGCAAAACGCAAGGCCAATGCAGCAATCAGAGATGCCTGCACTACTCCCCATCAATCCATTTGAGGGACAAACCTCAGACAAAAAATCTGGCGGAGGTAGCACTCGCGGATTACGCGCCCCGCAGAAGTTGGGAACGATTGGAATTGAACGCGAACTGGAAATACATTTATGGTCGGATCAATTCCAGATCGACGATCAAATCCCTCTCAAAGTTCCAGAAGGAACAGCCCCGGCTGAACTGAAAGCTGCACTCTCATCAGCTGTTTCAAAATCCACTGAAGACTGGGGAACTGCCCCGCAGTCGTACTTTTGGAAGCCGGTCGTCAAAATTGTGATTCACCCCGGAGGACTGCTCCATTACACAAAAGCGAAAGAACTGACTCAAGACTGGGACGTGCCTTCGAATATTGAATACGAGTTGCAGTAGAAGTCCGTTAAGCACTCATTCACGATTTCTCAGAGTCACTTTTGCCAACCTGAATTCGAATAGAACATTCTCGTGTTGATACCACATTATCGAGAAGGCTCCAGTCACGGGAGAACAACATCATGAGTCGCCGACATGTCGAAGAGTCCTCTTTCGGCTCAGATTCCTTTCTTGATGTGATTGCAAATATCGTCGGGATTCTGATCATCCTGATCGTGGTTGCAGGTGTCCGTGTAAGTCAGGCCCCTTTGCTTTCCATTGATTCCGAAAAGCTCAAAGTCACCAAACTCGATGAGACACCTGCCTCGATTGAGCTGCTTCCAGTGGGGCCGATCGATGGAGAAATTCCCATCGATGCAGAATTGTTCAGCGAAGTTCAGCCTGAATCCGAACAAATGGTGTCCGCTCCGGATTTCGTCCCTCCGCCTGATTTGAGCTTCCCTGCTATTGCTCAGGTCGTGATCCCTAAAGAGCTGGAAGAGAAGACGAACACGATGAAAGACCAGGCAGCGAAGAGCAAAGAGCGAGTCTCCAGACTCAAAAATGAACTGGCAGAACTGAAATCGAGCAAATCCAAAGAACAGTTAAAACTCGATGAGCTCAAGGCGCAACTCTCCTCGCTGACAAATTCACTGCGACAGAAAAGTCAGCTTTCGGAAATGCATCAGGCGGATCAAATCAAATCGCAACAAATCATAGATCTTCTCGAAGAGCGACTCGAAGAGACCAGCGAGAAACGACCAGATCCTGAAAAGCTCGCCCATCGCTTGAATCCAGTTGGGCGAATTGTATCCGGAAAGGAAGTTCATTTTCGCATCCACAATAATAAAATTTCGTACGTCCCTGTCGACTTGTTGGCAGAGCTTGTGAAACGTGACATGCACCGTCGACGCGATTTCCTGATGAGTCAACCACGCTTCCAATCAACAGTCGGACCGATTAGCGGATATGAAATGGAGTTCCTCGTTCAGCGAGAATCGGGGTCGCTCCTCGATGGGGCGCGCTTCGGGACGGGCATGATTCGCATCTCAGTGACAGACTGGGTGATTCACCCTACGCGAGATGTCGAATCGGAAACTTTTGAGGAGGCGATTCAGCCGAAGTCTCAGTTCCGCTCAGCCCTCATCTCGGAAGGATCGAACGCTACGATTACATTCTGGGTCTATCCCGAGAGTTTCGAATTACACCGAAAACTGAAAGAGCTCGTCCAGGATTCCGGATTCTGGGTCGCATCACGTCCACTTCCAGAGGGCTATCCGATCGCCGGATCCTCGTCGAGCGGCTCAAAGTCAATCGCGCAATAACGGCAAGGATTCTTTGCCGAAGTCTGCCACAACTCCTTTTGAACGACCGAAAAAAACGTCAACACTGGAAGCAAGCTGCACCAATTCCACAGGCCACACGCATGCAACAATACGCCACTGTTTTATTGCGTACGCTTAATTGCAACCGCTTAATTGCAACCGCTTAATTGCCGCCAACATTTCCGCCGTTCGCATTTCCATTATTCAAGTAACTGAAAGTGAAGACATCAGTCACATTCGTGATTGATGGTTGAAGCGACAATCGGACGTAGCGCCGATCTGGAGACACTACTGCCTGGGCAGTCATCGATGTCCCTTCTGGAATCGTTTGCACAACCGGAGCATACCCGACGGCTCCTGCTCGACGTGTCGGAGTGAGGCGATCTTCAGCAAACTGTTGATGGACTTTTGCCTTTCGCTCGTTGAGGCTTTTGACGTGATGAAACCGTAATGGAGCCGTATTGAGCATCGACAACTGAGTTCGAAAAGTCGGCTCCAACTGCGAGAGATTGCGTGGTTGTGTTCTCCGTCCATTTGGAAGATCGATCGTGAATCCGCTTTCTTCGTCGTTGAAAACCACGGTCCGGACAATCTTCTCTTCTTCAGGAGTCCCGGCATTGATGAGGACCGTGACAGTCGCCCGATTCCCGACGACTTCTCCAAATGACTTCTTCACTCGAATCTGGTAAGGGCCGGTCACTCCCTGTGGGCACACATACGACTCGTAGCAATTCGCCTGGTCAGGCCCAGCCCCGTCGTGCATGAATATCCCACCAGCGATCGTCAACGGAGTTTCGAAAGAACAGACTGCCCCGAGTGGTTCTTCGACATACAGATCAAGATCTCCAGCTCCACTCCAGTCCACACGGATCATGAGATCACGCGCCAGACATTGGGAAAGTTGGCTTTGCAACTGTTGGGCTTGCTCTTGATTCCCCTCTTTCTCAAGCTGCTGAATGCGATCGACAACGATATTCTCTGCATCGCGATGTTTATTCATGTAGTCCTTGCCCCAGTAATACTGCAGGACTCCCGTCGCTGCCCAGATCACATCATTTGAGTCCCCAACGTCTTTGGCCAACTTGAGCGACAACATGTAGGGTTCATGTCTTTCAGGAGCCAGACGAGAAGCTTGCTGATACAGCCCAAGCGCAGCACTCTTTCGGTTAAAACGAGTCAGATACGCTGCCGAATAAATCAAGTTGTCAAAAGTGACCGCACCGAAGTCCGAGAGCGAAAGAACGACACGCTCGATTTCCTGACGCGGGTAGTTCTCAATTTCCATGGAGAGAGCGAGCACTTCGTACATCCATGGCTGAGCCTGCCCTTGGATCAGAGCGGATTCGAGGCAACCAATGACGGTTTTATGCTTGCCCTCCTGGTGGAGCTTCATCACCCATTGGCGAATGCGAACTGGATACGGACGATTCTTCGAGAAGAACTTTGACCAGTCTTTCCGAGCCGATTCTTCAGAGACTTTCGGCATTTTGACGTCGTCGTATTTGAAGGGAGTCTCAGTCGATTGTTTTCCCTGGGGTTGAATAAACAGAGGGGCAGCCTGCTGCCCTTGCCGAGCTGCAGGTTGCCCCTGTTTCTTACCAACCGGTTGAAAGAGAGGTTTTTGCTCCTCTTTTTTTACTTCAGGTTGAGTTTTTTTTTGCCAGGAATCGGCTGTGCTGGGACACTGAACTGGCCTCCACCACCAAAGCCGCCGCCGCCACCGCCGCCACCGAAGCCACCACCTTGCTGGCCGCCTTGCTGACCACCGAGTTGACCGCCACCTTGTCCACCAAGACCGCCACCTCCACCGAATCCACCGTTCAACGGGAAGATTGGAATCACAAGATCAGCAACCGGGTAAACACGAGTTGTCAACACGTCACCCGCCTTCAGAAGTGTGGTAATTTTCATCACTTCGTCTTCGATC from Thalassoglobus polymorphus includes the following:
- a CDS encoding KpsF/GutQ family sugar-phosphate isomerase: MRIVSSSAEHLIPYSQVEQLRSGREIVRQEAEALLNLARNMDASFLSAVNLVKECTGSVIVCGMGKAGLIGKKITATLSSTGTRAHFLHPAEAVHGDLGCLHEDDVLIVLSNSGETEEILNVIPTAKRFEIPVICITATHHNSLAFRSDIVLEIGRVREACRWGLAPSTSTTAMLALGDALALVVSEAKGFMPHHFAQFHPGGSLGQKLKPVTELMRPKDQLRIAADSETVRDVITQSAKPGRRTGAVLLVDEQGALSGLFTDSDLARLLETRQDSVLDEPVSKVMTKEPLTLNTDSIFSDVIEILSTRKISEIPVVSADRQPVGLIDITDVIGWLPTEGSTTDDLAETNS
- a CDS encoding MotA/TolQ/ExbB proton channel family protein, translated to MRDQNIIQDSTGIGYRILTAPWIWAVGATWLFYQQIPNLPVAKELALRYFCGHPLERVLAGLFFVGLSIIAVKAVLMIFELRALYSVPNFGIKEVSDDLDQNVGRFQNRLTSASAQLQNTYWGRRLDHILAFFKGKRSGQGMGDHLTYLSEAAADRLHASHQLLQTVIWSIPILGFLGTVMGITLAIANVTPDQLETSLDEVTNGLAVAFDTTALALSLSLVLGFASLFIKRAEEDLLSQIDERSRLEVNRCFPLSPENSHPLLEAETKASESLLEQTAAMIGKQTSAWSSALEELRTQWSETLLVQQEKLTQALTDGTGQTLSTHAQQLSEYRQQFLDSQESMSLQFFKEIQALAASREAAEREMFASIQELSKTLSLNVEATSQEQHEKLDVLLTGFANRIENWQENFSQLTSALASQSENMVKQGGQLEKIIGQEESLLRLQSQLDNNLDTLHTAETFEQTLHNLTAAVNLLTARSRTRDAA
- a CDS encoding coiled-coil domain-containing protein translates to MRRRSSTPSVTLFPFLAVLVCTMGALIFLLLVITQKIQKQSQLPVVSIEVPNQEPDKEVAPPDFPVVKSVEELEDLLGIVTPIVADEPEELDENEPILPLLAGNSLEENEVLQADWEAKQARLRAEYNAQLQIAMRKQKQIDQEWKSKVATLSSSVEQLEGRRKAMERDRSRLHGELKQIQSDQESLLQSLKQKQLEFGKLNSLTAEEKEQSQRLQNRAAELTRQIARLEEEIASLPPETEIVAYDSLTGTARKPILIECRKKEIVFVAEGVVLTAADLSGFPPEYNPVLAGAEALVEYWSRERNNNEKPYILLVVRPEGTTGFYIARGLLSKLDHRFGYELVDTNTDIRWSESEPGAIRACEEAVAAVLENRNRVAAKTGRLAATRGPLNYSNRAGEFHIPELDASNRSKKGSFLGDEKWLPPSRKDSAEIPRISPTHPQSGLQSENQARLQGRTQSRTQAQTQSQTQDQTRLQPPSQSQLDALQPSSRQPEMAGAPKNSNRETSSREPWTESRRSNAGPNAQRVFEINPSPRSALQQQPGQFSAQNARPMQQSEMPALLPINPFEGQTSDKKSGGGSTRGLRAPQKLGTIGIERELEIHLWSDQFQIDDQIPLKVPEGTAPAELKAALSSAVSKSTEDWGTAPQSYFWKPVVKIVIHPGGLLHYTKAKELTQDWDVPSNIEYELQ